DNA sequence from the Thermodesulfobacteriota bacterium genome:
ATGCAACTATTGGTCGAAAACTTGGACTTCCTTTATAGTTAGAACCATTAGGTCGCCAGAATGTCTTTTAGTTTAATCATTCCGGTTCTCATCCAGCTTTTTACAGTACCAAGAGGCTCGTTCATGTGTTTTGATATCTCGCTCTGGCTTAAGCCTTTAAAGTATGCAAGCTCAATAGACTCTCTTTGCTTGGGGGTCAGTTCTGAAAGAGCTTTCATTATAACTTCCCTTTTCTCAAGAATATCTCTAGTTTCATCTGGAAGAGGAGTATCATCAATTGAATCATCATAAATAGGCTCATTGGTTGTTCTTCGTTTAGTATCAGAGCGGATTCTATCGATGGCGCGGCTTCTGGTTAAAGTAATAAGCCAAGCAGAAGGGGTGCCCCG
Encoded proteins:
- a CDS encoding sigma-70 family RNA polymerase sigma factor; this encodes MAQGGEKTKKTSEHEQSLAELIDKIARGCESALKKLYDTTITQVYGLAYRILNNQPDADEVALDVFKQIWNKAPDYEPGRGTPSAWLITLTRSRAIDRIRSDTKRRTTNEPIYDDSIDDTPLPDETRDILEKREVIMKALSELTPKQRESIELAYFKGLSQSEISKHMNEPLGTVKSWMRTGMIKLKDILAT